The Asterias amurensis chromosome 16, ASM3211899v1 genomic sequence TctgtaaaaataataaaaataaaaaagtcagAAGAGTTGagaattttactttttaaaataatgcaaTAAATTGTTGATGCTTTTCAATTAAATTTTACACCAAGTTGTGTCATGATTATTAATAAACATTGTTCCTCAAGGAAACAGTAACATTATCTTTGAGCTGGTGACATTGTTGGTTTCATGAGTTACAGAACGGTTTGACTTTGCAGGAAAACTCCAAACTAGGTTtctattggtaataattttgGTGTGAAAAACACTGTAATAGTtgcaccccaccccctccaGTCATTAGGGGGGATCTACTACttgtatgaaatttggctccaatttcccccccccccccccccaatcctaGATCAGATATCTCCAAAGGTGCTAGGCCAGTGTGTTAGTAAAACCACATTACCTATCAGCTCGGTCCAATCATAGAGCAAAgaacagaaggagttacaactcCATTGTTAATCCCCGAAGCTCAAATTAATCCGATTAGTGCTGCATCCACCTCCAGTGGAAATACTATGGATGTGAACCGCAGTTCCTGTAAAGGCTGTACACATTCCGACCGCAGCGAGCTCTTTGTACCCCATGTGTGTTACCGCCTTTCGCTGCCGTCGCTGGTATTACGTCGTTTTCCATTCATAATTATTGGAGTGGTAAAGTAGCAACATACAAGTTCAACGCGTGCGCAGTAAACAATGTCACCTACGTTGCATGCGCACAATGCTACATTAGAAACTGTAGACTTTGAGCTTTTGACTGAATTTTGAAGCCAACAAATCGGCCTTTCCTATGATGAATTATGACATTTGTTAGGTTTTGCTGATCGGGAAAATTATGAACTATGTGGTATTGATTGTTTTATCATGAAAAGAATGTCGGTGGCCTCCGGCCgttgaaaacaaattgagatTTTTCCTGTCGGGGGATATGCATTTGAATGGTAGAGACACAATTAGACACAAACTGAAAAAGGGAATataaaacgattttttttttttacttttagacAATTTCGTGTAGGATATTTTTGGTTAAGAAATTGAGAGAGCTGTAATTAGATCAAtagattttgtgtttgttatATAAGAATATtacaaagaggtaattcctattgcatttttgtttgccaaAATCATTGAAATGTCGTTATTCACAGCTAAAATCATCCTTGCCGTATGCCGTTGGTCGAGAAGGACGCTTGAACGCAATGCaatctgtgtatttttctgTGGCGTAACCATAGACATATAATACCTAGTTCTTTATACTTTGCTCTTTAGCAAATGCGCCCGCAGATGTTTCTGCCGATTAGCGCTGGTCATTTGTGACCGCGGTAACACACATGGAACCTTTGAAGACGACTAGTTGTAACTCCTTCTTTTTCTTGCTCTATGGTCCAATCATCATCTTTGAAAATGAGGATGAATTTTAGAAGTCGGTTGAACCTTTAGTGTTTGTATTAGGaacataaatacatgtattagtAATGCTGCTAAATTTGCAAGTTGATGTTGCTTTCCTACTTGCACTCTACAAAGTGGTATAAATAAGCGTCTTAAGGCAAGTCTTGATCATGAAAGTTCTCTCAATTCCTTTCAGGACCCACAAAGTCAAATAACCTGCCTTTAGTTAAGGGTATTAAATTCAACTGTCAAGAAATGTTTAGGGAtacttcacaacaaaatgtcaaGCTCTTAGCAGAGGGAAGGTATTTGGAATACAtacaaatttatttgatttcaCTTTTGAAAGATGTATTTCCTTTTTATAAAAACCTGCTTTGCTTTAATTTAGAAGCACACTTCGTGGCTGGTAATCAATCAAGCAGAATCGATGTTATTTATCCCTTTCACAAACAATATTCAACAAATTGTATGCCTGGAGAAGATGGTAATTTCAACAAATTGTATGCCTGGAGAAGATGGTAATTTCTATCCCTTACAATAAGCATattccagaaaaaaaagtatcatTGATAAAAAATGGTTTCCCTGAAAATCATCTGTGCCTTTTCTTGTAATAAACTTAAGGTCGCTTGAAAATAAGAAAAGATTGATAACGATGGTGGAGGTCACCTCCGGATCTGATTTGCAATCCATTCCAATCCCTTGATTAATCTGGAAAAAACGACAAATAGGAAACAAAATATCAGATAAAGTATGTGGAGACTGAATAATTGTTGCTGTATAGATTCTGGAATGTCAATTGTCGATACCGCTAACAAGACtatagagtgtgggtttgagtcccagtcatggcacttaggtccttgagcaagatacattCGCATAAACAAATCATGTGGATACTGAAGAAGGGAAACTTCAGAGCATgagcacattaccgagaacggTTTGGTTGCCTGGTaactgctgccacctagcgtcccaaaagtccccaaTTGTTGGAATTGCTACAtgttacttgtacatgtataagactGTTGAGTGTCGGCCAGGGTTCGAGTCCCCGCCCTGGCACTGGTGGCCTTGAGCAAGGTATGAAAGTTACAttatgctttgtccttcagatgggacattcAGCCATGAACTAGAATTGGTAGTGCACATAAAACAACCCACATCTCTATGAGGTTAACCCCAGATATTTCTGGTGACTGTTACATAGCAGcatccttgtttacaggtttcatCAGGCTTGAGAGCTAACAGTGATTatgttcacttatgaggcatccatGGTTTcataacaagaaaaacattataGTAATATGAAGGAAGACGGGAAGAATAACAAGGCAGGATGAGTAGAGTTAAGCACTGATGCAGAAATTAGCTTACCCCTCTCCAGTAAGTGCACAGCAGGCTTGTATGTGCCAATGATGATCCTTAATTGAGGTCAGATTAAGCTGTTGTGATATCTCAGCTGACGTCATTGAACCTTTTAAATCTTGTTTATTGGCAAATAGGAGGACTGCTGCATGTTTTAAGTCCTACACAAGAAATAAATGGATGGTGTTAACTCAATGGTCAATTAAAACAGCCTTAATATTACATGGCAATAGCTTGAAATTACGATGAAAGAttaacaatgactagagcaagctagtccaagcattgagaccaattaagaacttatTCCTAGACAGTAGGTAAATAACGAGAAGTTCCCTCGATCCACTGAGCGAAAGTAGTAGTTCCCCTGCATATTTCCTACCTTCCACCCACTCAGGTAGCAACTTATAAGCAgtcatttcttttcagaactaagaagtcttcggcaagacaagttttcaaagaTTATTTTCTAGCCAGCAAGTAGATGTACATATGGTGTTACCCAACTAAAAATACATTGGTACCTCACcctgcaatgcctcaaaccccATATAAGATTCAAGAGATATCTTACCTCATTTGCTAACATGACATACAGTTCTTCTTTACTAACGTGTAACCTTTCTCTATCTGTGCTATCTATAACAAGTATTACACACTAAAAGATAAAgacaagaaaagaacaaaataattacaattGTTATTTACACCTCCATGTTTACACAGACATCAACACTTCTTTTGCAGTAACCAACTCAGAAAGTTGCTTTTTAACACTCCAAAAGACAATCCGAAGTTACTGATTACAACATAGCATTTAGCCTGATTCAAATAGAAGTATGGTTAGCTTTGTAaagttgtgtttaaaggcactggaaaagTTTGGTATTTGGCAAAGCCCAGAATTctcacatgcataaaataacattggATGTTTGAGatactatcaaaagctttccattgcttgataccaagtaagtttttaagcaaaCAGTATTTACTTTTATAAGAAAAAGTTTACCTCTGTTCCAGCATAGTAGGTTCCCCAGGCTGATCGTAACGATTCCTGCCCACCAATATCCCACATTAAGAAGTGTATATTTTTCCATTTGACTTCTTCTACATTGCTACCTATTGTAGGTGATGTGTGGACCACTTCATTCATTAGACTGTGTAGGGAATCCAAAGTGATACATCATTGCAAAGATCAATAAAGTAAAATAACAATTTGTACATCAATCAAAAGTGATTCAACAGAAACAGTCTAACAAATCTTGACTAGACAAAcattctgaatctgaatctACATTATATAGACGGATAAGCATCCTAATGTAAAAATCACACCACCTTTTTATAGACAAGAcaatagtgctgggcgaatagtgaaattttgttattcggataccgctggccaactatccgaaattaaccggatattcgaatagcttttttgccgctagagggcgctgttcgtttgtgaatgagatcttatgggcggattgatattagttttagacagtgtcactcggttcattcataaaaatgaccggatctaatttaaagatggcgatttgctttttgttttgatcgtgattgactctacgtgaaggaaaacttttgtaatctttgaacaaattacgtgtgaaatgtcattgttttaactcttcacggaggtgagcatagttaaatacttaatttatgctgttttatgctgtcttttaatagaagtctcataagaattcagacaaaacattcatatcagttgtcgctcGACGtctgcggatattcggatattaaagaatatccggttactcggttgtaattacagaattatccggtttgtaaataggtattcgcgccctatgcggatatccggttaagaaaaaaaaggcattcgcggttacggataggaaaacctattcgccattaaccggatattcgaataattcg encodes the following:
- the LOC139948993 gene encoding ADP-ribosylation factor-like protein 5B, translated to MGFVFSKIWSLFNNEEHKVIIVGLDNAGKTTILYQILMNEVVHTSPTIGSNVEEVKWKNIHFLMWDIGGQESLRSAWGTYYAGTECVILVIDSTDRERLHVSKEELYVMLANEDLKHAAVLLFANKQDLKGSMTSAEISQQLNLTSIKDHHWHIQACCALTGEGLIKGLEWIANQIRR